In one Geoglobus acetivorans genomic region, the following are encoded:
- a CDS encoding ATP cone domain-containing protein has protein sequence MIFVLARQNKISVIKRDGRIEEYNPSKIKRTITKAGIDAKTATKIIEELEERLYDGITTDEILSIVLDLLGKHKGFSGKVYDLKGSLYKLGPAGYEFEKFVAKLLEEHGYRTSTNQMVKGECVEHEIDIIAEKDGSRYLVECKFHNIPIYTGLKEVMYTYARFLDLDGFDGVWLFTNTKFSDEAKKYGKCRGVKLTGWSYPKGRGIEFLLTSKNLYPITLLDVNKHVLDTLIMSGIIFCKDAMNAGIDGLKKAGLSNRDAKRVFHMVREVLAELNNKY, from the coding sequence GTGATATTTGTGCTGGCGAGACAGAATAAAATAAGCGTGATAAAGAGGGATGGAAGGATTGAAGAATACAATCCCTCGAAAATAAAAAGAACGATAACAAAAGCGGGCATTGATGCAAAAACTGCAACAAAAATTATCGAAGAACTCGAGGAAAGACTTTATGATGGTATAACCACAGACGAAATTTTAAGCATAGTACTTGACCTGCTTGGAAAGCACAAGGGGTTTAGTGGAAAGGTATACGACTTAAAGGGGTCTCTTTACAAACTGGGGCCTGCAGGTTACGAGTTTGAAAAATTCGTTGCAAAACTTCTGGAAGAGCACGGCTACAGAACATCCACGAACCAGATGGTGAAGGGAGAGTGCGTGGAGCATGAAATAGATATCATTGCCGAAAAAGATGGTTCAAGGTATTTAGTGGAGTGCAAGTTCCACAACATTCCGATATATACGGGGCTGAAGGAGGTAATGTACACCTACGCCAGATTTCTCGATCTCGACGGGTTTGACGGTGTATGGCTGTTCACCAACACCAAATTCTCCGATGAAGCGAAAAAATACGGTAAATGCAGAGGGGTAAAGCTCACAGGATGGAGCTATCCAAAGGGAAGGGGTATCGAATTTCTGCTAACCTCAAAAAATCTCTACCCCATAACGCTGCTGGACGTTAACAAGCATGTTCTGGATACACTCATCATGTCAGGGATAATATTCTGCAAGGATGCCATGAATGCCGGCATCGACGGCCTGAAGAAAGCCGGTCTTTCAAACAGAGACGCCAAAAGGGTTTTCCATATGGTACGAGAGGTCCTCGCAGAACTGAATAATAAATATTGA
- a CDS encoding MerR family transcriptional regulator — protein sequence MSTNDKRREYYSISELAEELDVSTRTIRYYEEIGLLNPQRTPGNHRIFTKRDRARLKLILRGKRLGFTLEEIKQILDMYDVSEPEQIRFTLKLAHEKLREIEDKLEDLKIMKAELEDLIERLNERLTALEGQTQKRNSVKA from the coding sequence ATGTCAACTAATGACAAAAGGAGAGAGTACTACTCAATATCGGAGCTTGCAGAAGAGCTCGACGTGAGCACGAGGACCATCAGATATTATGAAGAAATTGGCCTTTTAAACCCCCAGAGGACTCCAGGGAATCACAGAATTTTTACAAAAAGAGATAGAGCAAGACTGAAACTTATTCTGAGAGGCAAAAGACTCGGGTTCACACTTGAGGAGATCAAGCAGATTCTCGACATGTATGATGTGAGTGAGCCAGAACAGATCAGGTTTACGCTGAAACTTGCACATGAAAAGCTCAGAGAAATTGAAGACAAACTGGAAGACCTGAAGATAATGAAAGCAGAACTTGAAGATCTGATTGAAAGGCTCAACGAGAGGCTCACAGCCCTTGAAGGACAGACACAGAAAAGGAACTCGGTTAAGGCATGA
- a CDS encoding DNA-directed RNA polymerase subunit H — protein MKIRLQDHILVPKHEILSEGEVEELLETLGIRKEDLPKIRSDDPIAKEIGAKKGDVVKITREDEYFGKSIAYRLVI, from the coding sequence ATGAAGATCAGGCTGCAGGATCACATACTGGTTCCAAAACATGAGATTTTGAGTGAAGGGGAAGTGGAGGAACTTCTCGAGACACTCGGTATCAGGAAGGAAGATTTACCGAAAATCAGGTCAGACGACCCAATAGCGAAGGAGATTGGGGCTAAGAAAGGAGATGTTGTGAAAATAACGAGAGAGGACGAATATTTTGGTAAGAGTATAGCTTACAGGCTTGTGATATGA
- the hjc gene encoding Holliday junction resolvase Hjc, which produces MTMKRKGTHYERELVHLLWDEGFAAIRSAGSGSMQYPSPDILAGNGAIFLAIEVKVREKLPLYISAEKLRELVMFSNLFGAKPIIALKVKKEKWRFFELEMLEETKKGYKITQKKFFEGKELGEILNKYRQERL; this is translated from the coding sequence ATGACCATGAAAAGAAAGGGGACGCACTACGAAAGGGAACTCGTACACCTCCTGTGGGATGAGGGTTTTGCAGCCATACGAAGTGCTGGCAGTGGTTCAATGCAGTATCCCTCCCCAGATATTCTTGCAGGAAACGGGGCGATTTTTCTTGCAATAGAGGTAAAGGTCAGAGAGAAGCTCCCTCTTTACATCTCCGCCGAAAAGCTGAGAGAACTCGTAATGTTTTCAAACCTGTTCGGAGCAAAGCCCATCATAGCCCTGAAGGTCAAAAAAGAAAAATGGAGATTTTTCGAGCTGGAAATGCTTGAAGAGACCAAAAAAGGGTACAAAATCACACAGAAAAAATTCTTTGAAGGAAAGGAGCTTGGTGAAATACTGAACAAATACAGGCAGGAAAGACTTTAA
- a CDS encoding tRNA(Ile)(2)-agmatinylcytidine synthase yields the protein MRFWIGIDDTDSRKGMCTTYLSRILIEKLEKAGNRILGLPRLIRLNPNIPFKTRGNGAVSFLVETEDISEVIDISNETVLELAELDEENTDPGLVFIDAENDSIMNVLYTFSQRAIKDVISLDEALFIIGKYFIPHLKYKRGRGLIGALAAVGAECEDTTIELLAYRRRERFGKRREYDPDSFFLADLLTYPKTFDTVDWGNEEVVCVPGSPDPVLFGIRGDDINAVLRAFETVKTEKIDRYQIFVTNQGTDMHLTHEDDIMSLLESRSYILSGVIVEEPFEIEGGHVFFTIETKFGDVRCAAFEPTKQFRNIIRKLRKGDRVIVYGAYKDETINLEKLRIESLAKLYREMNPVCPECGKRMESEGKNKGFRCRKCRTKAEGKVLVEVERDLEPGIYEVPPSARRHLSKPLIRMDVEDRHIFR from the coding sequence ATGAGGTTCTGGATAGGCATAGACGACACAGACTCCAGAAAAGGAATGTGCACCACATACCTGTCGAGAATACTGATAGAGAAACTTGAAAAGGCAGGCAACAGGATTCTCGGCCTCCCGAGACTTATACGGCTCAACCCAAACATCCCATTTAAAACGAGAGGCAATGGTGCGGTTTCGTTTCTGGTAGAAACAGAAGACATTTCTGAAGTTATAGACATCAGCAACGAAACAGTTCTTGAGCTTGCCGAACTCGATGAGGAGAACACAGACCCGGGGCTTGTGTTCATCGACGCCGAAAACGACAGCATCATGAATGTGCTGTATACCTTTTCCCAGAGAGCTATAAAGGACGTCATTTCGCTTGATGAGGCTCTGTTCATTATCGGAAAATACTTCATCCCCCATCTGAAGTACAAAAGGGGCAGGGGGTTGATTGGTGCATTAGCAGCAGTTGGGGCAGAATGTGAAGACACGACAATAGAACTCCTCGCATACCGGAGAAGAGAGAGGTTCGGCAAAAGAAGAGAATATGATCCTGATTCATTCTTCCTTGCAGATTTGCTGACCTATCCGAAAACATTTGATACAGTTGACTGGGGGAATGAGGAGGTCGTCTGTGTTCCGGGCTCCCCGGACCCCGTACTTTTCGGGATACGGGGAGACGACATAAACGCCGTGCTGAGAGCGTTTGAAACTGTAAAAACCGAAAAAATAGACAGATATCAGATATTCGTCACAAATCAGGGAACTGACATGCACCTAACACACGAAGACGACATCATGAGTCTCCTTGAATCCAGATCATACATCCTCAGCGGAGTGATCGTCGAGGAGCCGTTCGAAATTGAGGGTGGGCACGTTTTCTTCACCATAGAAACAAAATTCGGCGATGTCAGGTGCGCCGCTTTTGAGCCCACAAAGCAGTTCAGGAACATCATCCGAAAGCTGCGAAAAGGTGATCGTGTAATCGTTTACGGAGCATACAAGGATGAGACAATCAATCTTGAAAAATTAAGGATAGAATCTCTCGCAAAACTATACCGGGAGATGAATCCGGTCTGTCCGGAATGCGGCAAAAGGATGGAAAGCGAGGGTAAGAACAAGGGATTCAGATGCAGGAAATGCAGGACAAAAGCCGAAGGAAAAGTACTGGTCGAAGTTGAGAGAGACCTTGAACCGGGAATCTACGAGGTACCTCCATCGGCCAGAAGGCACCTGTCAAAACCACTCATAAGGATGGATGTTGAGGACAGGCACATCTTCAGGTAA
- a CDS encoding DNA-directed RNA polymerase subunit B'' encodes MDSRVLARNYFTHERLVKHQIDSYNRFIDEGLQRVIDEQGVIELDIENTYVKLGKIQVGKPMIKEADGTETVLYPSIARLRNMTYAAPLYLQCWVIDEGKELEEEWVRIGELPVMVKSKICNLNEVDPVSVGEDPFDPGGYFIINGTERALMTLEDLAPNKILLEKEERYGEEIEIAKCFSQRRGYRALIVVERSKSNTLEVSFPQLPKPIQFVVMMRALGVESDQEIVEMVSNDPEIMKFMLENVEVAEVESQDEAIDYIGKRVAPGQSREYRLQRAEQVIDQYFLPHIGTEKEDRKAKAFFLARMAEAVLELYLGYRSEDDKDHYANKRLKLAGDLMEEIFRVAFLRLMKDVKYQLERAKVRGRSMKMSTAVRSDVLTDRIMHPMATGNWVGGRTGVSQLIDRHNYISILSQLRRVISPLSRSQPHFEARDLHPTQFGRICPSETPEGPNCGLVKNFAEYAEVSVGVDEEEVISTLYSLGVEKIKG; translated from the coding sequence ATGGATAGTAGAGTTCTTGCAAGAAATTATTTCACGCATGAAAGGCTGGTAAAGCACCAGATTGACTCATACAACAGATTCATAGATGAGGGTTTACAGCGAGTAATAGATGAGCAGGGTGTCATCGAGCTTGACATCGAGAACACGTATGTAAAGCTGGGGAAAATACAGGTTGGGAAACCTATGATAAAGGAAGCTGATGGCACTGAGACTGTTCTTTACCCTTCCATCGCAAGGTTGAGGAACATGACCTATGCTGCTCCGCTGTATCTTCAGTGCTGGGTCATCGACGAGGGTAAAGAGCTCGAGGAGGAATGGGTTAGAATTGGAGAATTGCCGGTGATGGTCAAATCAAAGATATGCAACCTGAATGAAGTTGACCCCGTCAGCGTGGGTGAAGACCCCTTTGATCCGGGTGGTTATTTCATCATAAATGGAACTGAAAGGGCGCTGATGACTCTTGAGGACCTTGCCCCAAACAAAATCCTTCTCGAGAAAGAAGAGAGGTACGGTGAGGAGATTGAGATTGCAAAGTGCTTCAGCCAGAGGAGAGGGTACAGAGCCTTAATCGTTGTTGAAAGGAGTAAGAGCAACACGCTGGAGGTTAGTTTTCCGCAGCTCCCCAAGCCAATTCAGTTTGTGGTGATGATGAGGGCCTTGGGCGTCGAAAGCGATCAGGAAATCGTTGAGATGGTGAGCAACGATCCGGAAATAATGAAGTTCATGCTTGAGAATGTTGAGGTTGCCGAGGTTGAGAGCCAGGATGAGGCAATAGATTACATAGGTAAGAGAGTTGCACCGGGTCAGAGCAGGGAATACAGGTTGCAGAGAGCAGAACAGGTTATTGATCAGTACTTCCTTCCGCATATTGGGACCGAAAAGGAAGACAGAAAGGCGAAAGCCTTCTTCCTTGCGAGGATGGCTGAGGCAGTTCTGGAGCTTTATCTTGGTTACAGAAGTGAGGATGACAAGGACCATTATGCAAACAAGAGGCTCAAGCTTGCTGGAGACCTTATGGAGGAAATTTTCAGAGTTGCATTTCTCAGGCTCATGAAGGATGTCAAGTACCAGCTTGAGAGAGCAAAGGTCAGGGGGAGGTCGATGAAGATGTCCACTGCAGTTAGGAGTGACGTTCTCACGGACAGAATCATGCATCCAATGGCGACTGGTAACTGGGTAGGAGGCAGAACGGGTGTTTCTCAGCTTATAGACAGACACAATTACATCTCCATTCTCTCACAGCTCAGGAGAGTAATATCTCCTCTTTCGAGATCACAGCCGCATTTTGAGGCAAGAGATCTGCACCCCACTCAGTTTGGGAGGATATGTCCGAGTGAGACACCAGAAGGGCCAAACTGTGGTCTTGTCAAGAACTTTGCCGAGTATGCTGAGGTAAGCGTCGGCGTCGATGAGGAAGAGGTCATTTCCACCCTTTACAGCCTTGGTGTGGAGAAAATTAAAGGGTGA